In Rouxiella sp. WC2420, the following proteins share a genomic window:
- a CDS encoding LysR family transcriptional regulator — translation MSSLRGMLEFVAVVECGTFTGAAKQLDVSVSHISRQIADLESRLTTQLFVRTTRQMQLTESGKRLFDHCDPLMQELMRAQETLLAEHDALEGLLRVSLAGKLAEEQLIPLLSRFCHDNPQIQLEVDVSSRNVDLIAEGYHLAIRMGPLESTNSLISKRLISVPMVLLASPLLLTQLGSLHSPADLPEHLCLPLAHQPWNFIRDKKQIQVSPQGRFKTNSGGAAVQAAIDGIGIINVLAYYATEPVESGKLVRLLPEWQSAEKTHFYIVYPAGRHMLVRVRRLIDFLQSSVENRLSFTV, via the coding sequence ATGAGCTCACTTAGAGGCATGCTGGAATTTGTCGCGGTAGTGGAATGCGGCACTTTTACTGGGGCTGCAAAACAGCTTGATGTCTCGGTTTCACACATCAGCCGCCAGATTGCCGATTTGGAAAGCCGGCTGACGACTCAGCTGTTCGTGCGCACCACGCGGCAGATGCAGTTGACCGAGTCAGGAAAGCGGTTGTTCGATCACTGTGATCCTTTAATGCAAGAATTAATGCGCGCACAGGAAACGCTATTAGCCGAGCATGATGCGCTGGAAGGTTTACTGAGAGTAAGTCTGGCGGGCAAGTTGGCAGAGGAGCAGCTAATTCCGCTGCTAAGCCGTTTCTGCCATGACAATCCACAGATTCAGCTTGAGGTTGATGTTTCGTCTAGAAATGTTGACCTGATCGCCGAAGGTTACCATCTGGCAATCCGCATGGGGCCGCTTGAGAGCACCAACTCGCTGATATCCAAAAGGCTTATTTCTGTTCCAATGGTCTTGCTTGCCAGTCCGCTATTGCTAACACAGCTTGGCTCACTGCATTCTCCTGCCGATTTGCCCGAGCATCTTTGCCTGCCGCTGGCCCACCAGCCCTGGAACTTTATTCGCGATAAAAAGCAGATTCAGGTGTCGCCACAGGGTCGCTTCAAGACCAACAGCGGCGGCGCGGCGGTGCAGGCCGCCATCGACGGAATTGGAATTATTAATGTGCTGGCCTACTATGCCACCGAGCCGGTCGAGAGCGGTAAGCTGGTTCGCCTGCTGCCAGAATGGCAATCCGCGGAAAAGACGCATTTTTATATTGTCTATCCCGCCGGTCGCCATATGCTGGTCAGAGTCAGGCGACTCATCGACTTTCTACAAAGCAGTGTCGAAAACAGGCTGAGTTTTACGGTCTAA
- a CDS encoding TetR/AcrR family transcriptional regulator: protein MILIGINLMVTPQSSRTEILKAARDAFLEHGYQGTSMGMVAQKSGLARSTVYNQFVSKEALFQATVEFVWIDFAVISITQDPKALNDVEIGLTLLGRSVTEFWAPDTAVAFMRMVISEGPRFPGLAASFFEAGKAPALNAVAQYLQAMSAKGLRKIENPQRAARQFLGLINEPLLWARVIGVEDVPPQKERFEVVDEAVQCFLSHYRKK, encoded by the coding sequence TTGATTTTAATAGGAATTAACTTAATGGTGACGCCACAATCTTCTCGCACTGAAATCTTGAAAGCTGCGAGAGACGCTTTCCTTGAACATGGCTATCAGGGAACGAGCATGGGCATGGTTGCACAAAAATCCGGACTTGCTCGCAGCACCGTTTATAACCAGTTTGTGAGCAAAGAAGCGTTATTTCAAGCGACTGTAGAATTCGTCTGGATTGACTTTGCTGTGATAAGCATCACACAAGATCCCAAAGCGCTCAATGACGTTGAAATTGGCTTAACCTTGCTTGGCCGTTCAGTGACTGAATTTTGGGCACCTGACACCGCCGTTGCCTTTATGCGCATGGTTATCAGTGAAGGCCCCCGCTTTCCCGGTTTGGCGGCAAGCTTTTTTGAGGCGGGTAAAGCCCCAGCCCTCAACGCCGTTGCACAATATCTGCAAGCCATGTCGGCCAAAGGACTGCGTAAAATCGAAAATCCCCAGCGCGCCGCACGCCAGTTTCTTGGGCTCATCAACGAGCCTCTGCTGTGGGCACGCGTTATCGGCGTCGAAGATGTTCCACCGCAAAAAGAAAGATTCGAGGTCGTTGATGAAGCGGTGCAGTGTTTCCTAAGTCATTATCGGAAAAAATAA
- a CDS encoding Fur family transcriptional regulator, whose product MATASYIKLDKGKTTFNERKLVEFFEKNKGKHYTAKELFQEISQTDHSVSSPSIYRLLKILESKKKIQRMATHDGASVYEMTDGKQHDHLICSRCSKTVPLYEKRIDSFLDKIAEENNTKIENRNLVIYVSCLGQNCSIDKNL is encoded by the coding sequence ATGGCAACCGCTAGCTACATAAAGCTCGATAAAGGCAAAACAACGTTTAATGAGAGAAAGCTCGTTGAGTTTTTTGAGAAAAATAAAGGCAAACATTACACGGCAAAGGAGCTTTTTCAGGAAATCTCCCAAACTGATCATTCTGTTTCTTCACCTTCGATCTACCGATTGCTCAAAATCCTTGAGAGCAAAAAGAAAATTCAGCGCATGGCCACTCACGATGGTGCCAGTGTCTATGAAATGACGGATGGCAAACAGCACGATCATCTGATTTGCTCACGCTGCTCTAAAACTGTTCCACTTTATGAAAAAAGAATCGATAGTTTTCTGGATAAAATTGCAGAAGAAAATAACACCAAAATCGAAAATAGAAATCTGGTGATCTATGTCAGTTGTCTGGGACAGAATTGCTCTATCGATAAAAATCTCTAA
- a CDS encoding MFS transporter gives MTSQPEKSHTGISKGLLILIAIACGITVANVYLSQPILNEIAQSFHASPETASLVTTMAQVGYAIGIMFLVPCADSLSGRKLSTILLICTTIALIACALAPSLQWLVAASLLLTMFTVIPQVLIPLAVSLAQEGKTGVVIGTVQTGLIMGILLSRTLSGFLADLAHTWRASYIFAAILNALLLIILTRMLPEVENKGLTWKRYVGLISSMPGMLVKFPALVLSALLGFLVFGAFSAFWATLAYYLSSDKFHMGLAAIGLFGLWGAPGALLAPRMGKLSDRYGVKKINIISIFAVFAAFLLFALPHAYVIAALVVGVNLLDFGLQSGQISNQARIFKLPAEYRARLNTVYMVFTFFGGAIGAAIGSYIWANHGWTAVCIFSGVLLAFALIILLAMSPAEKKRAGD, from the coding sequence ATGACATCACAACCAGAAAAAAGTCATACCGGGATTTCCAAAGGCCTGCTAATTCTTATCGCAATCGCCTGCGGGATAACCGTCGCCAACGTTTATTTAAGTCAGCCAATACTTAATGAAATTGCCCAAAGTTTTCATGCGTCGCCGGAAACTGCGAGCCTGGTGACCACCATGGCTCAGGTTGGCTATGCCATCGGCATCATGTTTCTGGTTCCTTGTGCCGATAGTTTGTCAGGCCGCAAGCTCAGCACTATTTTACTCATCTGTACCACCATTGCCTTAATAGCCTGTGCCTTGGCGCCTTCTTTACAGTGGCTGGTGGCCGCGAGTTTGCTGCTGACCATGTTTACAGTAATTCCGCAGGTTTTAATCCCGCTCGCCGTTTCTTTGGCGCAAGAGGGTAAGACTGGAGTTGTGATTGGCACAGTGCAAACCGGTTTGATCATGGGGATTTTGCTCTCAAGAACGCTGTCAGGTTTTTTGGCCGATTTGGCCCATACCTGGCGCGCCTCCTATATCTTCGCGGCAATTCTGAATGCTTTGCTGCTGATTATTCTCACTCGTATGCTGCCAGAGGTTGAAAATAAGGGCCTGACCTGGAAACGCTATGTTGGACTGATTAGCTCCATGCCTGGCATGCTGGTCAAATTCCCGGCGCTGGTATTATCAGCCTTGTTAGGCTTTTTAGTATTTGGAGCCTTCTCGGCGTTCTGGGCCACGCTTGCCTACTATTTATCTTCAGACAAGTTTCATATGGGTTTGGCGGCAATCGGCCTGTTTGGGCTATGGGGAGCGCCGGGAGCATTGCTCGCGCCGAGAATGGGTAAACTCAGCGATCGTTACGGCGTTAAAAAGATTAACATTATTTCGATCTTTGCGGTGTTTGCCGCATTCCTGCTGTTTGCATTGCCGCATGCCTATGTAATTGCAGCGTTGGTTGTCGGTGTCAATCTATTGGACTTTGGCTTGCAAAGTGGCCAGATTTCGAATCAGGCGCGTATTTTTAAATTACCCGCAGAGTACCGTGCCCGTCTGAACACTGTATATATGGTCTTTACCTTTTTCGGGGGCGCTATTGGCGCAGCGATAGGGTCTTATATTTGGGCCAACCATGGTTGGACGGCAGTATGCATATTCTCAGGTGTTCTATTGGCATTTGCGCTGATTATTCTGTTGGCAATGAGCCCGGCAGAAAAAAAGAGAGCAGGTGATTAG